ACGAGCACGAGGTCGGGGAGGCCCTTCCAGCCGCGGACCCCCACGTGTTGCACGACGCCCTTCAGCCAGTGCCAGGTGGCCAGCGGCGGGATGAGCGCGCTCGTGGCGGCCATCGTGGCCACCTCCGCCCTCGTGCGCGGGCCGGGCGCGATGCGGGCCCAGGCGAACTCCGCCGTCCCGGCCAGCCAGCCGGCGGCCGCGAGTGCCGCGGCGCCCGGCCGGCGCGCGGCGGCGAACCCGAGGGCGGCCAGGGCGGCGGCGGTGACGGCCGTGTGCTGCGGACGGCGGCCGAGCGCGGCGTCGGCCCGGTCGCGCCAGTGCGGCCCGTGCAGCCGCCGCATCAGGACGTCGTCGGCGTTGCCCGCCTGCACGCGGACGCTGACCCACCGGTCGGCCGGCCGCACGGGGTGGGTGATCCAGCGTTCCCCGCGGACCAGTCGCGCGCCGGTGTCCATGATCCGCAGCGCCAGGTCGGAGTCCTCGCGGAAGGCGCGGGGGAACCGCTCGTCGAAGCCGCCCACGGCGGCCAGGGCCGCGCGGCGGTAGGCGAGGTCGGCGGTGATCCAGCTGCTGGTGGCCAGCCCTGCGGTGCCGCGTTCCCAGTCGGTGGGGCGGCGGTCCTCGGGCAGGGGCACCCGGACCCGCCCCTGGCTGCCGGCGACGTCCGGCGACAGGTCCGCTATGTCTCCTTCGAGGCGCTGGTACCAGTCGGGGTCGGGAACGACGTCGTCGTCGAGGAAGGCGATCCACTCGGTGCGGGCGGTGCGCCAGCCGAGGTTGCGGGCGCGCGCGGGACCGCCACCGCCGGTGCGCACGACGCGGACGGGGGGCAGGCCGGGACGCTCGGGCCGCAACGGCTCGCCGGCGGGCCGGTCGTCGACCACGATCAGCTCGGCCGGCCGCGGCCCGGGAGCAGCGGCCAGCGCGTCGAGGAGCACGTCGAGCGACGGCCGCCCGATGGTCGGGACGACGACGCTGCTGCGCTGGAGCACCGGCGGCATGATCACTCCCCTGCCCGATCACGTTCGGCGAGAAACACTACGGGCTTGAAGCTTTCCGGGGACCTGCTGTGGCCGTGGCGAGCGGGCGGGGACGACGCCGGGTCAGCGACGGGAGCGGGCCGCCGACGACACCCGGGCCAGCGCATCGGTGACCACCGGGGCGTCGTCCCCGAGCATGGCGAGCAGGTGCGCGACGAGGTCGTCGTGCGTGCCGGCTGCCTGCGCGACGCGCTGCCGGCCGGCCGGCGTGAGCCGGGCGTGCAGCAGCCTCCGGTCACCGTCACCGCGCTCGCGCAGGACCAGTCCTTCGGCGACCAGCCGGTTCACCGTGCTGGTGACCCCGGCGCGGGACAGTCCGAGGGCCTCGGCGAGCTCACCCATGCTGGCCCGCTCACCGGATGACTCGGCCAGGCGGCGCAGCGCCTCGAAGGCGGTGAGGGAGAGGCCGTGCTGGCGGTGCAGTGCGGAGTCGACCCGGCGCGTGATCCGGTCGTGCACCTGGACGATGCGCAGCCAGGTCTCGGCCGGGCGGGGGGACGCACCCGGAACGGCGCCGACGTTCCGGGGGACGCCGTGCGCGAGCGCGTCGTCCGGGCGGGGCACGACCCCATGGTCCCCGACGGCGGTCCTAGGCGCTCCTGAACACGGCGTGTCGCTGGGCGGCACGCCGTCCGCCGGCGACGGAGAGCAACCCGGAGACGCTGCCCACGAGGGCGACCGCCGCGGCCGTCAGCGGGACGAGATCCGACCAGTCGTCGGCGGCCACCACGCTCTGGGCACCGGCGACCTGCAGCTCGACGTCGGCGACCGCGGCGGACCGCACGCCGACCAGGTCCACGGTCGTCCGCCCGGCAGCCGCGTTCCCGGGGATGCGGATCTCGGCCTGCACCGCGCCGTCGGGACCGGCGGTCGCGGTGCCGAGGACGTCGCCGCGCTCGTGCAGGCGGATGGTGACCCGCTCGCCGGGCAGGAAGCCGCCCGCCTCGAGCGTCACCGTCTCACCGGGGCCGACCCTGGTCGGGGGCTCGGGGTCCTCGTCCGCCACGGGGGCGACCGAGCCCGACGGGCGCAGCGGCGTGCTGGGCGCCGGGCCGGTGGACGACGGGACGGACGCCGGCGCCGCCCCGGCTCCTGCCGCGCTGGTCGGCGCGGCGGCCGGCGCCGCGGACGGGGAGGTGCTCGTCGGCGGCACCGGTTCCGGCGTGGTCGGCAGGGCGACGGCGGCGCAGTCCTCCTGGGTGGGGCGGGTGAAGCTGTACTCCTGCAGCTCGTCGACGTGCGTGGACCCGTCGGCGGCGGTGAACTCGAGGCGGCCGTCGATGGTCTCGCCCCAGGCGACGTTCCCGCTGCGGAGGATCGCGGTCTCCCCGGGCTGCAGCTGCGCCTCGTCCTCGCCGGAGGGCGTGCGGGTGGTCGCGAGCCGCACGGCGTAGGGCGCGGTCCCGGCGACGACCTGGACCACCAGCCCCCCGGGTTCGCAGCTCGGCCCGTGCGTCACCCGCGCGTCGGGACGGGTCGGGTCGTCGATCGCGGCGGCCGGTGCGGCGGCGGCCACCGCGGCACCCAGGAAGAGGAACACGAAGGTCGTGAGCAGGCCGGCGGACGTGGCCGGGCGAAGAAGGTGGGCCGACGTCGTGCGCAGTCCGGCGACGGGCTCCTTGGTGGTGCTGATACGTGCTCCCCCGGGCATGGCGCAATCACATGGTGCGATTTCGCTCGAATGATGACCGATGTGACGCTTCGTTGCCAGCCCGTTACTCGTGAGTTGCGCGTGTCGTGCGGCGTGTCCGCAGATTCCTGCGGATCGGGTCCGTCGTGGGCGGTGAGAGACGGGTCACTACGGTGACCGGCGTGGATGGAGCAGGCGCCGGCCGTCGTCGGCAGAACGAGGTCTACCGGGCCGGCGTGTACGGCCACTCCCCGCGGGTGCCGGTCGCGGCCCGCAGGCTGCAGGAGGCGGCGAGGAAGGCGCTGAACGCCCGGGCCTACGCCTATGTCGCCGGCGGCGCCGGCGACGAGGTCACCCAGCGGGCCAACCGGGCGGCCTTCGACCGGTGGGCCGTGGTGCCCCGGGTGCTGCGCGACGTGAGCAGCCGGGACACCTCCGTCGAGCTCTTCGGACGGCGGCTCCCCGCACCGCTGCTGCTCGGGCCGGTCGGCGCACTGGAGCTCGTGAACGACGAGGCCGATCTCGCCGTCGCGCGGGCCGCTGCGTCGACCGGTGTGCCGATGGTCTTCTCCAACCAGGCGTCCTACTCCATGGAGGACTGCGCCGCCGTCATGGGCGACGCGCCGCGCTGGTTCCAGCTGTACTGGTCGACGTCGGACGAGCTGGTCGAG
The DNA window shown above is from Blastococcus colisei and carries:
- a CDS encoding HAD-IIIA family hydrolase, translating into MPPVLQRSSVVVPTIGRPSLDVLLDALAAAPGPRPAELIVVDDRPAGEPLRPERPGLPPVRVVRTGGGGPARARNLGWRTARTEWIAFLDDDVVPDPDWYQRLEGDIADLSPDVAGSQGRVRVPLPEDRRPTDWERGTAGLATSSWITADLAYRRAALAAVGGFDERFPRAFREDSDLALRIMDTGARLVRGERWITHPVRPADRWVSVRVQAGNADDVLMRRLHGPHWRDRADAALGRRPQHTAVTAAALAALGFAAARRPGAAALAAAGWLAGTAEFAWARIAPGPRTRAEVATMAATSALIPPLATWHWLKGVVQHVGVRGWKGLPDLVLVDRDGTLVHDVPYNGDPDRVRPVDGAKQALDRLRARGVRTGVVSNQSGVARGLITREQVDACMDRLTELLGPFDTIGVCPHGPDDGCDCRKPAPGMVKAACAELDVDPARCVVIGDIGADVEAAAAAGAAAIMVPTPVTRNAEVRAAPHVAATLTGAVDDVLEGRW
- a CDS encoding MarR family winged helix-turn-helix transcriptional regulator — translated: MPRPDDALAHGVPRNVGAVPGASPRPAETWLRIVQVHDRITRRVDSALHRQHGLSLTAFEALRRLAESSGERASMGELAEALGLSRAGVTSTVNRLVAEGLVLRERGDGDRRLLHARLTPAGRQRVAQAAGTHDDLVAHLLAMLGDDAPVVTDALARVSSAARSRR